The Candidatus Saccharibacteria bacterium genome includes a region encoding these proteins:
- the trxB gene encoding thioredoxin-disulfide reductase — protein sequence MAEREIHDVVIVGAGPAALSAAIYTTREDIDTVIYEKGVIGGLAAVTDWVDNYPGFAQGVAGMELAESLQKQAERFGTDIRLGEVLSIHDEGELKRLETTDGEVYARTILITTGSDYKKLGIPGESEYYARGVHYCATCDGAFYRDKRVVVVGGGNSAVQEAMFLTKFVSHIDLLVRSDKFRASEILQEELKKHTDKITVHFNTTTDEIIGENGKVTKVVGTDKKTNKKVEFPTDGVFVFIGLKPNTQFLKDSDVLLDEIGMVITNAYLETNVKGVFAAGDVRSGATMQIASATGEGATAALMIRKYLEPHHM from the coding sequence ATGGCTGAACGAGAGATACATGATGTAGTGATTGTAGGAGCTGGTCCTGCGGCACTCAGCGCGGCGATTTATACAACACGCGAAGACATCGATACGGTGATTTATGAAAAAGGCGTCATTGGCGGTTTGGCTGCAGTTACCGATTGGGTAGACAATTATCCTGGTTTTGCTCAGGGTGTGGCTGGAATGGAGCTGGCTGAAAGCCTGCAAAAGCAAGCCGAACGGTTTGGGACTGATATTCGGCTTGGTGAAGTGTTGAGTATTCACGATGAAGGAGAGCTTAAGCGTTTAGAGACGACTGACGGTGAAGTTTACGCGCGAACAATCCTCATTACCACCGGTAGCGATTATAAGAAATTAGGTATACCGGGTGAGTCGGAATATTATGCACGCGGTGTACATTATTGTGCCACGTGCGACGGCGCTTTTTACCGGGATAAACGAGTGGTGGTAGTCGGTGGTGGAAATTCTGCAGTACAAGAAGCTATGTTTTTAACAAAGTTCGTTTCACACATAGATTTGCTTGTTCGTAGCGACAAATTCCGGGCATCTGAAATTCTACAGGAAGAACTCAAGAAACACACTGATAAGATTACGGTGCACTTCAATACGACAACAGACGAGATTATCGGTGAAAACGGCAAAGTTACCAAAGTTGTAGGTACTGACAAAAAGACGAACAAGAAAGTCGAGTTTCCAACAGACGGTGTCTTTGTGTTTATCGGCCTTAAGCCAAATACACAATTTTTAAAAGATTCTGACGTGTTATTGGATGAGATTGGAATGGTAATCACCAATGCGTATTTAGAGACAAACGTCAAAGGCGTATTTGCAGCAGGCGACGTGCGATCCGGTGCGACAATGCAAATTGCCAGTGCGACTGGCGAGGGAGCAACAGCTGCGCTTATGATACGAAAATATCTCGAACCCCATCATATGTAA
- a CDS encoding NUDIX domain-containing protein, giving the protein MRRAVRAIIIKDKKLLVMHRNKFGDEYDTLPGGNVEVGETLEEALRREVTEETMVNFDGERLVFLEHAGHPYGDQYVYLCKYQSGEPQLHPDSEEEQINRLGKNLYRPAWLALSDLPTSPFLSKKLKEHILHGVEHGWPKKSLEFKS; this is encoded by the coding sequence ATGCGCCGAGCTGTCCGAGCTATAATCATTAAAGACAAGAAGTTGCTGGTAATGCACCGCAACAAGTTTGGTGATGAGTATGACACTTTGCCGGGTGGCAACGTAGAAGTTGGCGAGACTCTGGAAGAGGCACTCAGGCGTGAAGTAACTGAAGAAACAATGGTTAATTTTGATGGTGAGCGACTGGTCTTTTTAGAGCATGCCGGTCATCCGTACGGTGATCAATATGTGTATCTTTGTAAGTATCAATCGGGAGAGCCGCAACTACATCCGGATTCCGAAGAAGAGCAGATTAATCGGCTCGGCAAGAACTTGTACCGGCCGGCCTGGCTGGCTTTGTCGGACTTGCCCACTTCGCCGTTTTTATCAAAAAAACTAAAAGAACATATACTCCACGGCGTTGAACATGGTTGGCCAAAAAAGTCGCTGGAATTCAAATCCTAG
- a CDS encoding glutaredoxin family protein, which yields MPKNITIFTTNTCAYCVMVKKWLNAKGFSYEEVNLDQDPSRQSEALELSGALTVPVTVVTKADDSRDVIVGYNLSQLAPAVS from the coding sequence ATGCCAAAAAACATCACTATTTTTACAACCAACACCTGCGCTTACTGCGTTATGGTAAAAAAATGGTTAAATGCCAAAGGGTTTAGTTACGAGGAGGTGAATCTTGATCAGGATCCATCACGTCAGTCTGAGGCTTTGGAGCTTAGCGGGGCTTTGACTGTGCCGGTTACGGTTGTTACGAAAGCTGATGATAGCCGGGATGTTATAGTCGGGTATAACCTTTCTCAGCTTGCTCCAGCAGTCTCTTAG
- a CDS encoding inorganic diphosphatase, giving the protein MSNVSYGDDAPNVVNVIIEIQKGSRNKIEVDKDTGRLFLDRVNGTLLGYPADYGYVPDTLCDDDDPLDALLIIDESVPHGVVVPSRPIGVLYFEDDGEMDEKLICVPADDISKDHIKTLDDLGEAFKKNIEHFYSHYKDWKKNWKGVSAELKGWGDPSDAKKVIQDSIARVK; this is encoded by the coding sequence ATGAGCAATGTCAGCTATGGAGATGACGCCCCGAACGTCGTAAATGTAATAATTGAAATTCAAAAAGGCAGCCGTAACAAAATTGAAGTTGATAAAGATACGGGTCGGCTTTTCTTGGATCGTGTAAACGGAACCTTGCTTGGTTATCCAGCAGATTACGGTTATGTACCTGATACACTTTGTGACGACGATGATCCATTAGATGCGTTGCTTATTATTGACGAATCGGTTCCGCACGGCGTGGTGGTTCCGAGCCGGCCGATTGGTGTCTTATATTTTGAAGATGACGGCGAAATGGACGAGAAACTTATTTGTGTACCGGCTGACGACATCAGCAAGGATCATATTAAAACGCTCGATGATCTTGGAGAAGCTTTTAAAAAGAACATCGAGCACTTTTATTCACACTATAAAGACTGGAAGAAGAACTGGAAGGGTGTTAGCGCAGAATTGAAAGGTTGGGGCGACCCATCAGATGCCAAGAAAGTCATACAAGACTCCATAGCACGCGTAAAATAG
- a CDS encoding ABC transporter ATP-binding protein — MKNVFRILATARELWRYYLVISIFTIGLSLLTLLQPFLSGLAIDEVSKGTDASIRFVAMVAVVIFLLDLAQTLFGNISGYIGDQMAAKLNRILSWRYYQHLLTLPQQYFDTELSGKIINRLNRSINQITNFVQMLSNNFLQFIFTTVFSLIAVALYSWQVALMLFTLYPIYIFLTFRSSSKWQRYQVKKNRHLDIASGRFAEAVSQIKVVKSFISEKRELGFFSKHFRTMIATNKPQSKFWHTRDVQRRIILNVIFLFVYMFIFVRAAQGVFSPGQAVALILYAMQIRIPIFTISFLVENTQRAIADSKDYFEIMNVEPDIQDIAGASALRVHKGEIVFSDVSFGYDKKPVLKDINLTIKPDTKVALVGESGEGKTTLTNILLRLYEPQKGSIEIDNQDICRVTQKSLRQNIGVVFQDPSLFSGTIRENITYGNPKASLEDVKAAARAANAHEFIEKLDKQYNAEIGEHGLKLSGGQKQRIAIARALLKDAPILILDEATSSLDSRSEQMVQEALERLMKGRTTIIIAHRLSTISHVDQIITFKGGMIDEIGSPSELSKSGGIYEQLLTYQQGKTDTSKKKLKKYEITT, encoded by the coding sequence GTGAAAAATGTGTTTCGGATTTTGGCAACGGCTCGTGAGCTGTGGCGATATTACTTAGTCATAAGTATTTTTACGATTGGTCTAAGCCTTCTTACTTTATTGCAACCGTTTCTAAGCGGATTGGCAATAGACGAGGTAAGCAAAGGCACGGACGCGAGTATTCGGTTTGTTGCTATGGTTGCGGTCGTCATATTTTTGTTAGATTTGGCGCAAACGCTGTTTGGTAATATCAGCGGGTATATCGGAGATCAAATGGCGGCTAAGCTAAATCGGATATTAAGCTGGCGCTATTATCAACATTTACTTACTTTGCCCCAACAGTATTTTGATACCGAGTTATCTGGCAAAATAATCAATCGACTTAATCGATCAATTAATCAGATAACCAATTTCGTGCAGATGCTTAGTAATAACTTTCTGCAATTTATTTTCACTACAGTGTTCTCGCTCATCGCAGTAGCGCTTTATAGTTGGCAGGTTGCGTTGATGTTGTTTACGCTGTACCCGATTTATATCTTTTTAACGTTTAGAAGTAGCAGTAAATGGCAGCGTTATCAAGTAAAGAAAAACCGTCACCTTGATATTGCGAGCGGCAGGTTTGCAGAAGCAGTAAGCCAAATAAAGGTAGTAAAAAGTTTTATATCAGAGAAACGTGAACTCGGCTTTTTTAGCAAACATTTTAGAACCATGATTGCTACAAATAAGCCGCAATCGAAATTTTGGCATACCAGAGACGTTCAACGGCGGATTATCTTAAACGTTATCTTCTTGTTTGTGTATATGTTTATTTTTGTACGAGCGGCGCAAGGTGTGTTTTCTCCGGGACAAGCCGTAGCGTTGATTCTTTATGCCATGCAAATACGTATTCCTATCTTCACGATAAGTTTCCTTGTCGAAAACACGCAACGGGCAATTGCCGATAGTAAAGATTACTTTGAAATAATGAACGTTGAACCCGATATTCAAGATATTGCCGGCGCATCTGCTCTACGAGTTCATAAAGGTGAAATTGTGTTTAGTGATGTAAGTTTTGGTTATGATAAAAAACCGGTTCTCAAAGATATAAACTTAACTATAAAACCTGATACCAAAGTTGCGTTAGTCGGCGAAAGCGGTGAAGGGAAAACGACTCTGACGAATATCTTGTTACGTCTGTATGAGCCACAAAAAGGTTCGATTGAGATTGATAATCAAGACATTTGCCGCGTAACTCAAAAATCGTTACGGCAGAATATAGGCGTCGTATTCCAGGATCCGTCGTTGTTTTCTGGAACTATACGCGAGAACATAACCTATGGTAACCCTAAAGCCAGCCTTGAGGATGTTAAAGCAGCTGCCAGGGCGGCCAACGCACACGAGTTTATAGAAAAATTAGACAAACAATATAATGCAGAAATTGGTGAGCATGGCTTGAAGTTATCGGGCGGACAGAAACAGCGGATTGCCATTGCTCGGGCACTACTCAAAGACGCTCCAATTTTAATACTTGACGAAGCCACAAGTAGCTTAGATAGCCGTAGCGAACAGATGGTACAAGAAGCGTTGGAGCGATTAATGAAAGGACGCACTACGATTATCATCGCACACAGGTTAAGCACGATTAGTCATGTCGATCAAATTATTACGTTTAAAGGTGGCATGATTGATGAGATCGGATCGCCGAGCGAGTTGTCAAAAAGCGGCGGTATTTATGAACAGCTGTTAACGTATCAGCAGGGTAAAACCGACACTTCCAAGAAAAAATTGAAAAAGTACGAAATAACGACGTAG
- a CDS encoding glycerophosphodiester phosphodiesterase family protein gives MEIIGHRGASGNVLENTAESLTHAAQLGVDAIEFDIRKTKDNHLVVFHDANLNRLANHPGKISRLTLSQLQHIKLIGGMTIPTLDTVLKCTGNTPLIIEIKAAGCAQLLSDALYDQANRDIRIGSFKRRELKLIKRLEPTLSTYFLEKNHPIEAISVARKLRLQGVGLNFWILNPLTYWLANHYKLNLYVWTVNNRLTFWFIRLFYPRAGICTDNPDKFIK, from the coding sequence ATGGAAATCATCGGACATCGCGGTGCTTCAGGTAATGTACTGGAAAACACCGCTGAGAGCCTTACTCACGCCGCGCAGCTTGGAGTTGATGCGATTGAATTTGATATCCGCAAAACCAAAGATAATCATCTTGTAGTATTTCACGACGCAAACCTAAACAGGTTAGCCAATCACCCTGGCAAAATCAGTAGGTTAACACTGTCGCAACTTCAACACATCAAACTTATTGGCGGCATGACCATCCCGACACTTGATACTGTTCTTAAATGTACCGGTAACACACCACTCATTATCGAAATTAAAGCGGCTGGCTGCGCTCAACTATTATCAGATGCCTTATATGATCAAGCTAACCGAGATATACGCATAGGTTCCTTCAAGCGACGAGAGCTAAAATTAATTAAACGATTGGAGCCTACATTATCCACGTATTTCCTAGAAAAAAACCATCCAATTGAGGCTATTTCTGTAGCTCGTAAATTACGCTTACAAGGCGTAGGTCTAAATTTCTGGATTCTTAATCCGCTTACTTACTGGCTCGCAAATCACTACAAGCTAAATCTATATGTATGGACTGTTAACAACCGACTGACCTTTTGGTTTATAAGGCTTTTTTACCCAAGAGCCGGTATTTGCACCGATAACCCCGATAAGTTTATAAAATAA
- a CDS encoding MarR family transcriptional regulator, with the protein MSGEQILLLHSRADRALRSLLENRLEKSGVTIMEWLVLSIISRSPKTGLSMSELAATLGVTLPQVTALMTGVVKKKYVRLKTQPRDRRSRHALLTSKGASVAENAKADIDAVLKDTLSEITADQEKAYLTVLEQIARHNIA; encoded by the coding sequence ATGAGTGGAGAACAGATACTTTTGCTGCATTCCCGAGCTGACAGAGCACTCAGAAGTCTCCTTGAAAATCGACTAGAAAAATCTGGCGTCACAATTATGGAGTGGCTCGTGTTATCGATAATTTCGCGTAGTCCAAAAACTGGATTGAGTATGTCAGAGCTCGCCGCAACGCTCGGCGTAACACTGCCACAGGTAACGGCACTCATGACTGGTGTAGTGAAAAAGAAGTACGTACGTCTAAAAACTCAGCCTAGAGATCGCCGTAGTCGCCATGCACTCCTAACTAGTAAAGGTGCCTCTGTTGCTGAAAATGCGAAAGCTGACATTGACGCCGTTTTGAAAGACACATTAAGCGAAATAACAGCTGATCAGGAAAAAGCATATCTTACGGTGCTTGAACAAATTGCTCGACACAATATTGCTTAA
- a CDS encoding FKBP-type peptidyl-prolyl cis-trans isomerase, protein MTKSKRIFTIVLAFVFLITSVAFTALVILQTTRDDQDPSSNELDSSDIEQLQNNQPQEGMLQGTQLEGFEPIEDVSELQVIDIEEGNGEEVQPGAGVTAHYTGAIASTGVIFQSSYDTGQAVPFSLDGVIEGWTEGVPGMKVGGKRRLVIPAAQAYGNQSPSPDVPANSDLVFDIEVLEVEQ, encoded by the coding sequence ATGACAAAATCAAAACGAATTTTTACGATTGTATTAGCGTTCGTATTCCTAATTACATCAGTTGCATTTACAGCACTGGTTATTCTTCAAACAACAAGAGACGATCAAGATCCAAGCTCTAACGAACTTGACTCATCCGATATTGAGCAACTCCAAAATAATCAACCACAGGAGGGCATGTTACAGGGTACACAGCTAGAGGGATTTGAACCGATCGAAGACGTCAGTGAGCTGCAAGTCATAGATATTGAGGAAGGAAATGGCGAAGAAGTACAGCCTGGTGCGGGTGTGACCGCACATTATACCGGGGCAATTGCCAGTACGGGAGTTATATTCCAAAGTTCTTATGACACCGGGCAAGCTGTACCGTTTAGCTTGGACGGCGTTATTGAGGGCTGGACAGAAGGCGTACCAGGTATGAAGGTTGGGGGTAAACGTCGATTAGTCATCCCGGCAGCTCAAGCGTATGGTAACCAGTCGCCATCGCCAGATGTACCAGCAAACTCAGATCTAGTGTTTGATATTGAAGTGTTAGAGGTAGAGCAATAA
- a CDS encoding efflux RND transporter permease subunit has product MKWTLMKKQRRNTSANDTKVVKLSLLFFDWFKSTFVIWVCLVVLGVLAYVVFLPREGFPAIQAPYGLATGSYLVQNAEEVDSKITKPASDVLQDVAGVESVRTQADDSFFTIIAQFEEGTSSEAGTKRMREAIETAGFMPEEATVDYTVIAPALYLNKYDMTLSVYSPDNGDVSKLQAASAQASRELTAYDAIETAEIQEQFSTGTNPQTGQEITRQSSFDRIGIAENNELEFYPAFTIGIVGNDNLDVIELSDAVRSAINQIEVGDSSNTYEIAVSGDFAPSITTQIASLESNMVSGLVAIVVISFLLISWRASLITALFMTSVMMTTLLVLWLVGYTLNTISLFALVLALGLFVDDATIVVEAVDAARRKGKDKREVVRQAIKKVAAASIAGTLTTVLVFAPLVFITGILGEFIQILPITIIVALVSSLVLSLTLIPFLSRFVLLRGRRQATGLSPIVRAESFLAAKLAQTPLILNRSRKKGVAIASVFVVLSIFIIAAGGYYGGQLKFNIFPETSDADQLSLSINYNQATSVEESIEVSKRIETTVQQKIGEHVRLASYGAYSQPSQRSATMFIELEPFTQRTTTSQEMIGDLELAFEEFSSAQVQVNQIDAGPPSVEFPFAAQVYAEDKQGSAELARDIAEFLEDRDISRPDGSTARIINTEIAHTDRIVRRDGDRFVRIGAAFDASDTTALVQATQKAVEREFDADKLRSDYGVEPQSLQFDFGQESQNQESFSSLLLIGPLSVLAMFLLLAVQFRSLLQPLLIFMAIPFSLFGVTYGLYATNNPISFFTMIGFFGLLGIAVNNTILLTDYANQERRAGKSLAVAVSEATRQRFRPLVVTSLTTIAALTPLALSDPFWEPLAVTIIFGLISSTFLVIIAFPYYYLIAEYVRQRISRRRVIFWLIGLATVIGIAFLINALVVPLVCIYILVSIALNRFWRMM; this is encoded by the coding sequence ATGAAATGGACACTAATGAAGAAACAACGACGTAACACTTCAGCCAACGATACAAAAGTTGTAAAGCTCAGTTTGTTGTTTTTTGACTGGTTTAAGTCAACGTTTGTTATTTGGGTTTGTCTAGTTGTGTTGGGCGTATTAGCCTACGTTGTGTTTTTACCGCGGGAAGGGTTCCCGGCTATTCAGGCACCGTACGGGTTGGCGACGGGGAGCTATCTTGTACAGAACGCTGAAGAAGTAGATAGCAAGATAACCAAACCTGCCTCTGATGTATTACAGGATGTTGCGGGCGTGGAATCTGTGCGCACTCAAGCTGACGACAGTTTCTTTACGATAATTGCTCAGTTTGAAGAAGGGACTTCTAGTGAAGCTGGTACAAAACGAATGCGTGAAGCTATTGAAACAGCCGGCTTTATGCCAGAAGAAGCCACGGTTGACTATACCGTTATAGCTCCGGCTCTGTATCTCAATAAGTACGACATGACTTTGTCGGTATATAGTCCAGACAACGGAGACGTTTCAAAATTACAAGCCGCTTCTGCTCAGGCTTCTCGGGAGCTGACAGCATACGATGCAATTGAAACAGCAGAGATACAAGAACAATTCTCTACCGGAACTAACCCCCAAACCGGCCAGGAAATTACACGACAGTCGAGCTTTGACCGTATAGGCATCGCAGAAAATAACGAGCTGGAATTTTACCCCGCGTTTACTATAGGTATCGTTGGCAATGACAATCTTGATGTGATTGAACTTTCTGATGCAGTGCGAAGCGCGATTAACCAGATAGAGGTAGGAGATTCCAGCAATACCTATGAGATTGCTGTGTCAGGTGATTTTGCGCCATCAATTACGACTCAGATTGCTAGCCTGGAGTCGAATATGGTGAGTGGTTTAGTCGCAATAGTTGTGATTAGTTTCTTGTTAATATCGTGGCGGGCTTCGCTTATTACGGCGTTGTTTATGACTAGTGTCATGATGACGACGTTGCTAGTTTTGTGGCTTGTCGGCTATACATTAAATACAATCAGCTTGTTTGCACTAGTGTTGGCGCTCGGTTTATTTGTCGACGATGCGACAATTGTCGTGGAGGCAGTAGACGCTGCTAGGCGTAAAGGTAAAGACAAGCGAGAAGTCGTTCGGCAGGCAATCAAGAAAGTAGCCGCTGCAAGTATTGCCGGTACGCTCACCACGGTGCTTGTTTTCGCGCCATTGGTGTTTATAACTGGTATTTTAGGTGAATTTATACAGATCTTACCGATTACTATAATTGTTGCGCTAGTAAGTTCGCTTGTTTTGTCATTGACGTTGATACCGTTTTTATCGCGTTTTGTATTGTTGCGCGGGCGCCGACAAGCTACAGGCTTGAGTCCGATTGTCAGGGCAGAAAGTTTTTTGGCAGCAAAACTAGCCCAAACTCCCCTAATCTTAAATAGAAGCCGCAAAAAAGGTGTAGCGATCGCCAGTGTTTTTGTTGTATTGAGCATATTTATTATTGCGGCTGGAGGCTACTATGGCGGACAGCTTAAATTCAATATTTTTCCAGAGACAAGTGACGCTGATCAGCTAAGTTTGTCTATTAATTATAACCAAGCTACGTCGGTCGAAGAGTCAATTGAGGTGTCTAAGAGGATAGAGACTACTGTTCAGCAAAAAATAGGCGAGCACGTCAGGTTGGCTAGTTATGGCGCATATAGCCAGCCCTCACAAAGATCAGCCACAATGTTTATTGAACTTGAGCCGTTTACACAACGGACAACAACATCACAAGAAATGATCGGTGATCTTGAACTAGCTTTTGAGGAGTTTTCGTCAGCGCAAGTACAAGTAAATCAGATTGACGCTGGGCCGCCATCGGTGGAATTTCCTTTTGCTGCTCAGGTTTACGCCGAAGATAAACAGGGTTCAGCCGAACTAGCGCGAGATATTGCGGAGTTTTTAGAAGATCGTGATATTTCACGGCCTGACGGTTCGACGGCACGGATTATTAATACCGAGATAGCTCACACGGATAGAATTGTACGGCGTGATGGGGATCGGTTTGTACGTATTGGTGCGGCGTTTGACGCTAGTGATACAACGGCTCTTGTCCAAGCAACACAAAAAGCAGTGGAGCGTGAATTCGACGCCGACAAATTGCGTTCAGACTATGGCGTCGAGCCTCAGTCGCTTCAGTTTGATTTTGGCCAGGAATCGCAGAACCAGGAGTCATTCTCGTCACTACTACTCATAGGTCCTTTATCTGTGCTTGCTATGTTCCTGCTTTTAGCAGTTCAGTTTCGCTCACTATTGCAACCCTTACTCATATTTATGGCCATACCTTTTAGCTTGTTTGGGGTGACCTATGGCTTGTATGCAACAAATAACCCGATTAGCTTCTTTACGATGATTGGGTTTTTCGGGCTGCTTGGGATTGCAGTCAACAACACGATACTTTTAACTGACTACGCAAACCAAGAACGTCGTGCTGGTAAATCATTAGCTGTCGCGGTCAGTGAAGCTACTCGTCAGCGTTTCCGGCCGCTCGTCGTCACATCGCTTACAACGATTGCTGCGTTGACGCCGTTAGCTTTATCAGATCCGTTTTGGGAGCCGTTGGCGGTGACAATAATATTCGGACTAATATCTAGCACATTTTTAGTGATTATTGCATTCCCTTACTACTACTTAATTGCTGAATATGTACGGCAACGCATAAGCCGCCGACGTGTGATTTTTTGGCTTATTGGGCTAGCTACGGTTATCGGTATTGCTTTTCTGATAAACGCTTTGGTAGTACCATTAGTATGTATTTATATACTTGTTTCTATAGCATTAAACCGTTTCTGGAGGATGATGTAA
- a CDS encoding FAD-dependent oxidoreductase → MQATLVKKEHLADDIQSFWFRPSQRIRYDAGQFIGLTLPQTDRLNNDQRWFTLSSSPSEELIAITTKIHEKSSPYKQALVNLKPGDNVTISQPMGDFVLPKDSTIPLVFVAIGVGITPVRSILTWLKHTRERRTIQVVYAARKQSDLVFLDTLTSAASNLTLVLSQPHKKWSGYSGKLDATKLSELSDNRPNTVFFISGPEEITKDLTHNLQRNGVEKYRIVADHFPGYHTE, encoded by the coding sequence ATGCAAGCAACACTTGTCAAAAAAGAACATTTAGCCGATGACATTCAGTCGTTTTGGTTTAGACCATCACAGAGAATTCGGTATGACGCCGGACAATTTATAGGCTTAACATTGCCTCAGACCGACCGACTTAACAACGACCAGCGGTGGTTTACGCTTTCTTCTTCGCCAAGCGAAGAACTTATTGCGATCACCACAAAAATTCACGAAAAAAGTAGCCCTTACAAACAAGCCCTTGTTAATCTGAAACCTGGTGACAATGTCACCATCAGTCAACCGATGGGAGATTTTGTACTCCCAAAAGATTCAACTATCCCTTTAGTCTTTGTGGCAATAGGTGTTGGTATAACGCCTGTGCGGAGCATTCTAACATGGCTCAAGCACACCCGTGAGCGCCGCACAATACAAGTAGTATACGCCGCCCGAAAACAATCAGATCTGGTGTTTTTAGACACTTTAACTTCCGCCGCTTCAAATCTGACGCTCGTGCTATCTCAACCGCATAAAAAGTGGTCAGGATACAGCGGAAAGCTCGACGCTACCAAGCTTAGCGAGTTATCCGATAACCGACCCAACACTGTATTCTTTATATCCGGGCCAGAAGAAATTACCAAAGACCTAACACATAACCTACAAAGAAACGGTGTAGAAAAATACCGTATCGTCGCCGATCACTTCCCTGGATACCACACCGAATAA